In one window of Acanthochromis polyacanthus isolate Apoly-LR-REF ecotype Palm Island chromosome 8, KAUST_Apoly_ChrSc, whole genome shotgun sequence DNA:
- the LOC127535152 gene encoding zinc finger protein OZF-like isoform X10, with protein sequence MDSSQKKCKHNDGVGCWTSEDDKDGSATTAKRDESLSCEQCGKTFITATKLRIHKRIHTVEKPFGCDQCGKAFTHKSDLAKHQLIHSGVKPFSCDQCGKAFTTKSHLKRHQLIHSGVKPFSCDQCGKAFTDKSALRSHQLIHSGVKPFGCDQCGKAFTRQSSLAKHQLIHSGVKLFGCDQCGKAFTQKGNLASHQLIHSGVKPFSCDQCGKAFTNKGNLTSHQFLHNGVKLFDCDHCGKAFSLKSTLRHHQIMHSRFKPFSCDQCGKAFTQKGNLASHQLIHGEVKPFSCDQCGKAFTHKSHLKSHQLIHSRVKPFSCDQCVKTFTQHEQLLIHQCLRSGKKRYHCDSCEKTFNDQQSLKCHQRIHTRHDVYVCDHCGEPFVRYSELKAHEVTHTGVKPYLCDQCGKRYSSTAYLKVHQRVHTGETPYRCDECKKTFTTLGSLKQHQQIHTRKKAFNQCHSEQNGTDGQNSQTCQHSANGEHCCLDQSGPTSNQQGTLQ encoded by the exons aaatgtaaacacaacgaTGGAGTGGGATGTTGGACCTCTGAGGACGATAAGGATGgttcagcaacaacagcaaaaagagatgaatcactcagttgtgagcagtgtggcaagacttttatcacagcaacaaagctaagaattcacaaacgtattcacactgtggagaaaccattcggctgtgatcagtgtggaaaggcttttactcacaagagtgatctagcaaaacatcaacttattcacagtggagttaaaccattcagctgtgatcagtgtggaaaggcttttactaccaagagtcacttaaaaagacatcaactcattcacagtggcgttaaaccattcagctgtgatcagtgtggaaaggcttttactgacaaGAGTGCGTTaagaagtcatcaactcattcacagtggagttaaaccattcggctgtgatcagtgtggaaaggcttttactcggcAGAGTAGTCTcgcaaaacatcaactcattcacagtggagtgaaattgttcggttgtgatcagtgtggaaaggcttttactcagaagggTAATCTagcaagtcatcaactcattcacagtggagttaaaccattcagctgtgatcagtgtggaaaggcttttactaacAAGGGTAATCTAACAAGTCATCAATTCCTTCACAATGGAGTGAAATTGTTTGACTGTGATCACtgtggaaaggctttttctCTGAAGAGTACGTTGAGACATCATCAAATCATGCACAGTAGatttaaaccattcagctgtgatcagtgtggaaaggcttttactcagaagggTAATCTagcaagtcatcaactcattcacggtgaagttaaaccattcagctgtgatcaatgtggaaaggcttttactcataagagtcacttaaaaagtcatcagctcattcacagtagagttaaaccattcagctgtgatcagtgtgtgaaaacctttactcaacatgaacagttgttgatccatcaatgcctCCGTTCTGGTAaaaagcggtaccactgtgactcctgtgaaaaaactttcaacgaccaacagagcttaaaatgtcaccaacgcatACACACTAGACATGATGTGTAcgtatgtgatcactgtggtgaACCATTTGTACGGTACTCagagttaaaagctcatgaagtgacccacactggggttaaaccatacctttgtgaccagtgtgggaaacgctacagctcCACTGCatacctcaaagttcaccaacgtgtccacactggggagacaccatacagatgtgacgagtgtaagaagacttttacaactttgggttccctgaaacaacaccagcagatccacaccagaaagaaagcattcaatcagtgtcacagtgag cagaacggaacagatggacaaaactctcagacttgtcagcactctgccaatggtgaacaCTGCTGCcttgaccagtctggaccaacgtccaaccaacaaggaaccctacaaTGA
- the LOC127535152 gene encoding zinc finger protein OZF-like isoform X11: protein MDSSQKKCKHNDGVGCWTSEDDKDGSATTAKRDESLSCEQCGKTFITATKLRIHKRIHTVEKPFGCDQCGKAFTHKSDLAKHQLIHSGVKPFSCDQCGKAFTTKSHLKRHQLIHSGVKPFSCDQCGKAFTDKSALRSHQLIHSGVKPFGCDQCGKAFTRQSSLAKHQLIHSGVKLFGCDQCGKAFTQKGNLASHQLIHSGVKPFSCDQCGKAFTNKGNLTSHQFLHNGVKLFDCDHCGKAFSLKSTLRHHQIMHSRFKPFSCDQCGKAFTQKGNLASHQLIHGEVKPFSCDQCGKAFTHKSHLKSHQLIHSRVKPFSCDQCVKTFTQHEQLLIHQCLRSGKKRYHCDSCEKTFNDQQSLKCHQRIHTRHDVYVCDHCGEPFVRYSELKAHEVTHTGVKPYLCDQCGKRYSSTAYLKVHQRVHTGETPYRCDECKKTFTTLGSLKQHQQIHTRKKAFNQCHSEVCKDWSQSQCTHNYVLNNFGYCCKIVSKLF from the coding sequence aaatgtaaacacaacgaTGGAGTGGGATGTTGGACCTCTGAGGACGATAAGGATGgttcagcaacaacagcaaaaagagatgaatcactcagttgtgagcagtgtggcaagacttttatcacagcaacaaagctaagaattcacaaacgtattcacactgtggagaaaccattcggctgtgatcagtgtggaaaggcttttactcacaagagtgatctagcaaaacatcaacttattcacagtggagttaaaccattcagctgtgatcagtgtggaaaggcttttactaccaagagtcacttaaaaagacatcaactcattcacagtggcgttaaaccattcagctgtgatcagtgtggaaaggcttttactgacaaGAGTGCGTTaagaagtcatcaactcattcacagtggagttaaaccattcggctgtgatcagtgtggaaaggcttttactcggcAGAGTAGTCTcgcaaaacatcaactcattcacagtggagtgaaattgttcggttgtgatcagtgtggaaaggcttttactcagaagggTAATCTagcaagtcatcaactcattcacagtggagttaaaccattcagctgtgatcagtgtggaaaggcttttactaacAAGGGTAATCTAACAAGTCATCAATTCCTTCACAATGGAGTGAAATTGTTTGACTGTGATCACtgtggaaaggctttttctCTGAAGAGTACGTTGAGACATCATCAAATCATGCACAGTAGatttaaaccattcagctgtgatcagtgtggaaaggcttttactcagaagggTAATCTagcaagtcatcaactcattcacggtgaagttaaaccattcagctgtgatcaatgtggaaaggcttttactcataagagtcacttaaaaagtcatcagctcattcacagtagagttaaaccattcagctgtgatcagtgtgtgaaaacctttactcaacatgaacagttgttgatccatcaatgcctCCGTTCTGGTAaaaagcggtaccactgtgactcctgtgaaaaaactttcaacgaccaacagagcttaaaatgtcaccaacgcatACACACTAGACATGATGTGTAcgtatgtgatcactgtggtgaACCATTTGTACGGTACTCagagttaaaagctcatgaagtgacccacactggggttaaaccatacctttgtgaccagtgtgggaaacgctacagctcCACTGCatacctcaaagttcaccaacgtgtccacactggggagacaccatacagatgtgacgagtgtaagaagacttttacaactttgggttccctgaaacaacaccagcagatccacaccagaaagaaagcattcaatcagtgtcacagtgag